CGGCGGAGAGTCAATTCCAACGCCGGTTCAGGCCCGACGTCCGCATGAGAGGATCAAGAGGCCTGAGGATCTTCGGAAGCCCCGGTCCCGATCCTTGTATCCAAGACAGACGATTTCCCGGGGCTTGAACCAAGAGCTTTGAGGGCCCCGAACCTTTCCAGCTTCAAAGAGGCGAGAAATGCACCGAATCTTCCCGCCTCGGCAAGGTCGGTCGATCTCAGCCGCTTCCAGATGTAGCCTGCCACAAAGGTGTCCCCGCATCCGGTGGGGTCGGTGAACCTCCTCGGCTCGAGAGCTGGAATTTCGTAGAAGCTCCCATGGCCCAGGACCAGGGCTCCCCTGCTGCCTCGGGTAATGATCACCTCCCTCGGACCAAGCCCGGCAAGCCTGAGGGCCGCCTTCTCTACGTTATTCTCCCCGGAGATGAGGGTCGCCTCTCTCTCATCGACCTTGAGGATGTCGACACAGGCAAGGCCCTTCTCCTTTCCCTGCCACTCCTGCTCCGTCACCTTGCCGCCCGTCACTTTTCTCAAGAACCCCTGCCCGTCCAGTGAGACGAGATCGGCATTCACAGAAGCCGCTTCCAGCACCTCATGGGAGATGTCCCT
The nucleotide sequence above comes from Deltaproteobacteria bacterium. Encoded proteins:
- a CDS encoding ribokinase produces the protein MFDVCVVGHITRDIIRVDGKVRREIPGGTVYYTSMALQGLGLRVAAVTTASRKDEEILLGELRDCGVSVFFKESEETTVFENIYTWKNPGSRLQRVKSTASPLSPEDLSGISAALFHLGPLTNRDISHEVLEAASVNADLVSLDGQGFLRKVTGGKVTEQEWQGKEKGLACVDILKVDEREATLISGENNVEKAALRLAGLGPREVIITRGSRGALVLGHGSFYEIPALEPRRFTDPTGCGDTFVAGYIWKRLRSTDLAEAGRFGAFLASLKLERFGALKALGSSPGKSSVLDTRIGTGASEDPQAS